One window of Agromyces rhizosphaerae genomic DNA carries:
- a CDS encoding ComF family protein, with amino-acid sequence MTPAARALPTPLLDALRDAAAVLLPVRCAGCGAGGRPVCAACAGALRPEPVEDARGDLRFTAALEYDGVVRAVLGAYKDGGRTDAAAALAPALGAAVAAVAALARAAAPGPAPRPVLVVVPSSARARRERGYHPVGLLLRHSGLRAERLLARTGARADQAGLGLEERARNAAGALRALPRARGRAVVLVDDIVTTGATAREAVRALEAGGARVTGVAALARTPRRTASRHGHPHRLGAIADPDDPRTERSGKIP; translated from the coding sequence ATGACGCCCGCCGCGCGCGCACTCCCGACGCCGCTCCTCGACGCGCTGCGCGACGCGGCCGCCGTGCTGCTCCCGGTGCGGTGCGCGGGGTGCGGGGCGGGCGGCCGCCCGGTGTGCGCCGCGTGCGCGGGGGCGCTGCGGCCGGAGCCCGTCGAGGACGCACGCGGCGACCTGCGCTTCACCGCGGCGCTCGAGTACGACGGCGTCGTCCGCGCGGTCCTCGGGGCGTACAAGGACGGCGGGCGCACCGACGCGGCGGCCGCGCTGGCACCCGCGCTCGGTGCGGCGGTGGCAGCGGTGGCGGCGCTCGCCCGCGCCGCCGCGCCGGGGCCCGCGCCGCGCCCCGTGCTCGTCGTCGTGCCGTCGTCGGCACGTGCCCGGCGCGAGCGCGGCTACCACCCCGTCGGGCTGCTGCTGCGCCACTCGGGCCTGCGCGCGGAGCGCCTGCTGGCGCGCACCGGCGCGCGTGCCGACCAGGCCGGCCTCGGCCTCGAGGAGCGCGCGCGGAACGCGGCGGGCGCGCTCCGGGCGCTCCCGCGGGCCCGCGGGCGCGCCGTCGTCCTCGTCGACGACATCGTCACGACGGGGGCCACCGCACGGGAGGCGGTGCGCGCCCTGGAGGCCGGCGGTGCGCGCGTGACGGGCGTCGCCGCGCTCGCGCGGACCCCTCGGCGCACGGCGTCCCGGCACGGGCATCCGCATCGTCTCGGGGCCATAGCCGACCCCGATGATCCACGCACGGAACGTTCGGGAAAGATTCCGTGA
- a CDS encoding GerMN domain-containing protein — protein MRSPMRQAASVALLAVLVLAGCASIPTSGGVNAGQVATGEDTVEVDVVASGPVAGSSPEQVVRGFVDAAASPRNNYQTARLFLTPDFAEEWTPDAGATVDRIASRQYVELDENSWRIQAEPVAGLAENGEYDDTVSASRVTLDYELTQVAGEWRISRAPQGVLVDDAIFDIAFAQYPLYFYDPTGTYLVPDVRWFARRESTQTSIVRELLRGPAEWLAPGVASAIPDGLRLDPGAVPVESRIAEIALTGDVTDDLRTLQLMELQFQESLGTVRGIEDVRLRINGADDEIPDLALSVPVLNPRVDPRTVVFRDGEFGYLSTSAQQVTRIDGVSAAVEELEPRDAAVGPDGETVAVLAASGAWVVRAGEDPERVDDRAGLVTPAIDGYGIVWTATDRRADRIAWHAPDGSQGIVSTPWPEASGIAALSVSRDGTRLLVLIQSDEGTQLEVASIARAAELDLPDALGGRLPLTAVDGTARDVAWLGPSTVASITTAPDGDTVVITQDVGGTSTTRIGPDDGLEIVGGNTVREARILTGEGDLVQQSGVAWQVRSTGIDFVASQQG, from the coding sequence ATGCGTAGTCCGATGCGGCAGGCGGCATCCGTCGCCCTGCTCGCCGTGCTCGTGCTCGCGGGCTGCGCGAGCATCCCCACCTCCGGCGGCGTGAACGCCGGCCAGGTCGCCACCGGCGAGGACACCGTCGAGGTCGACGTGGTCGCCTCGGGCCCGGTCGCCGGCAGCTCGCCCGAGCAGGTCGTGCGCGGGTTCGTCGACGCCGCGGCCAGCCCGCGCAACAACTACCAGACCGCGCGGCTGTTCCTCACCCCCGACTTCGCCGAGGAGTGGACCCCCGACGCCGGCGCGACCGTCGACCGCATCGCCTCCCGGCAGTACGTGGAGCTCGACGAGAACAGCTGGCGCATCCAGGCCGAGCCCGTCGCGGGCCTCGCCGAGAACGGCGAGTACGACGACACCGTCTCCGCCTCGCGCGTCACGCTGGACTACGAGCTCACCCAGGTCGCGGGGGAGTGGCGCATCTCGCGGGCGCCGCAGGGCGTGCTGGTCGACGACGCGATCTTCGACATCGCGTTCGCCCAGTACCCGCTGTACTTCTACGACCCCACCGGCACCTACCTCGTGCCCGACGTGCGCTGGTTCGCCCGGCGCGAGTCGACCCAGACGAGCATCGTGCGCGAGCTCCTGCGGGGGCCCGCCGAGTGGCTGGCCCCGGGCGTGGCGAGTGCGATCCCCGACGGGCTTCGACTCGACCCCGGTGCGGTGCCGGTCGAGTCGCGGATCGCCGAGATCGCCCTCACCGGCGACGTGACCGACGACCTGCGCACCCTGCAGCTCATGGAGCTGCAGTTCCAGGAGAGCCTCGGCACCGTGCGCGGCATCGAGGACGTGCGCCTGCGCATCAACGGCGCCGACGACGAGATCCCCGACCTCGCGCTCTCGGTGCCCGTGCTGAACCCGCGCGTCGACCCGCGCACGGTCGTGTTCCGCGACGGCGAGTTCGGGTACCTGTCGACGTCGGCCCAGCAGGTCACGCGCATCGACGGCGTCTCCGCCGCCGTGGAGGAGCTGGAGCCGCGGGACGCCGCGGTCGGCCCGGACGGCGAGACGGTCGCCGTGCTCGCCGCATCGGGCGCGTGGGTCGTGCGCGCCGGCGAGGACCCCGAGCGCGTGGACGACCGCGCCGGCCTCGTGACCCCGGCGATCGACGGGTACGGCATCGTCTGGACGGCGACGGACCGGCGGGCCGACCGGATCGCCTGGCACGCGCCCGACGGCTCGCAGGGCATCGTCTCGACGCCGTGGCCGGAGGCCTCGGGCATCGCCGCGCTGTCGGTCTCGCGCGACGGCACCCGCCTGCTCGTGCTGATCCAGTCGGACGAGGGCACCCAGCTCGAGGTCGCGTCGATCGCGCGCGCCGCCGAACTCGACCTGCCCGACGCGCTCGGCGGCCGGCTGCCGCTCACCGCCGTCGACGGCACGGCGCGCGACGTCGCGTGGCTCGGCCCGAGCACGGTCGCCTCGATCACCACCGCGCCCGACGGCGACACCGTCGTGATCACGCAGGACGTCGGCGGCACCAGCACGACCCGCATCGGTCCGGACGACGGCCTCGAGATCGTGGGCGGCAACACCGTGCGCGAGGCGCGCATCCTGACGGGGGAGGGCGACCTCGTCCAGCAGAGCGGCGTGGCCTGGCAGGTGCGCTCCACGGGAATCGACTTCGTCGCCTCGCAGCAGGGCTGA
- the mtrB gene encoding MtrAB system histidine kinase MtrB has protein sequence MRGDGELLPITWRSWRSWPGQFAALFRRSLQFRTVLITITLSGLAILVIGLYISFSIASNLFQTRLDQVLDASTNAESAAQAVLDSSDATDRAALQSVLRSAIERASVTASSPLVAVYRAPDQEVSEVAPQDQGTNQLTNAITDQLRATVQENPGSQFWQSVEFVELDGSAVPGVVVGTDVEIPTAGRYELYIGYNLADADATLAFMQFTGVVGAVALLVLLAVITLLVVRWVIEPIQAVSATSRRFAGGDLAVRMPIKGEDELATLSESFNGMADSLQQRIHELAELSVMQQRFVSDVSHELRTPLTTIRLAGDVLYQQREDFRQATSRTVELLHTQTERFETLLSDLLEISRYDAGSVELESEPTNLVHLATDAVDGMRSLAEERGSDMRVVAPGGHLDAEVDPRRIRRVVRNLLGNAIEHGEGRPIVVSVDSDERAVALAVRDYGMGMTAEDADRVFDRFWRADPSRKRSIGGTGLGLAISLEDAHVHGGWLEVWSEPGQGSCFRLTLPRRAGDVVASSPLHLPPDDAEGVDPEVARLVDSVGSTGPVPTAEDGLERTEADHA, from the coding sequence GTGCGCGGCGACGGCGAGCTGCTCCCGATCACCTGGCGCTCGTGGCGGAGCTGGCCCGGGCAGTTCGCCGCGCTGTTCCGCCGTTCGCTCCAGTTCCGCACGGTCCTCATCACGATCACCCTCTCGGGGCTCGCGATCCTCGTGATCGGGCTCTACATCTCGTTCAGCATCGCGTCGAACCTGTTCCAGACCCGGCTCGACCAGGTGCTCGACGCCTCGACCAACGCCGAGTCCGCCGCGCAGGCCGTGCTCGACTCGTCGGACGCCACCGACCGGGCCGCGCTCCAGAGCGTGCTGCGGTCGGCCATCGAGCGCGCGAGCGTGACGGCGTCGAGCCCGCTGGTGGCGGTCTACCGCGCGCCGGACCAGGAGGTCTCCGAGGTCGCGCCGCAGGACCAGGGCACGAACCAGCTCACCAACGCCATCACCGACCAGCTGCGCGCCACCGTGCAGGAGAACCCGGGCAGCCAGTTCTGGCAGTCGGTCGAGTTCGTCGAGCTCGACGGCTCCGCGGTGCCGGGCGTGGTCGTGGGCACCGACGTCGAGATCCCCACCGCCGGCCGGTACGAGCTGTACATCGGCTACAACCTCGCCGATGCCGACGCGACGCTCGCGTTCATGCAGTTCACGGGCGTCGTCGGCGCGGTCGCCCTGCTCGTGCTCCTCGCGGTGATCACCCTCCTCGTCGTGCGCTGGGTGATCGAGCCGATCCAGGCCGTGTCGGCGACCAGTCGCCGGTTCGCGGGCGGCGACCTGGCCGTCCGCATGCCGATCAAGGGCGAGGACGAGCTCGCGACGCTCTCCGAGTCGTTCAACGGCATGGCCGACAGCCTCCAGCAGCGCATCCACGAGCTCGCCGAGCTGTCGGTCATGCAGCAGCGCTTCGTCTCCGACGTCTCGCACGAGCTGCGCACGCCGCTCACCACCATCCGGCTGGCGGGCGACGTGCTCTACCAGCAGCGGGAGGACTTCCGGCAGGCGACCTCGCGCACGGTCGAGCTGCTGCACACCCAGACCGAGCGCTTCGAGACGCTGCTGTCCGACCTGCTCGAGATCAGCCGGTACGACGCCGGGTCGGTCGAGCTCGAGTCGGAGCCGACGAACCTGGTGCACCTCGCGACGGATGCCGTCGACGGCATGCGCTCGCTCGCCGAGGAGCGCGGCTCGGACATGCGCGTGGTCGCGCCGGGCGGCCACCTCGACGCCGAGGTCGACCCCCGCCGCATCCGCAGGGTCGTGCGCAACCTGCTCGGCAACGCCATCGAGCACGGCGAGGGCAGGCCGATCGTCGTCTCCGTCGACAGCGACGAGCGCGCGGTCGCGCTCGCCGTGCGCGACTACGGCATGGGCATGACCGCGGAGGACGCCGACCGCGTCTTCGACCGGTTCTGGCGCGCCGATCCGAGCCGCAAGCGCTCGATCGGCGGCACCGGGCTCGGGCTGGCGATATCGCTCGAGGACGCGCACGTGCACGGCGGCTGGCTCGAGGTGTGGTCCGAGCCGGGCCAGGGCTCGTGCTTCCGGCTCACCCTGCCCCGCCGGGCGGGGGACGTCGTCGCGTCCTCCCCGCTGCACCTGCCGCCCGACGACGCGGAGGGCGTCGACCCCGAGGTGGCCCGCCTGGTCGACTCGGTCGGCTCGACCGGCCCCGTGCCCACCGCCGAGGACGGGCTCGAGCGGACGGAGGCCGACCATGCGTAG
- the mtrA gene encoding MtrAB system response regulator MtrA, translating into MSARVLVVDDDQALAEMIGIVLRTEGFEPFFCADGTSALDEFRQVRPDLVLLDLMLPGVDGIEVCSRIRAESGTPIIMLTAKSDTADVVKGLESGADDYMVKPFNPKELIARIRTRLRPVGDGEADLLRVGDLTVDAAAHEVRRGDELIALTPLEFDLLLTLASKPQQVFTREMLLEQVWGYHYKADTRLVNVHVQRLRAKVEFDPDNPSIVMTVRGVGYRAGATV; encoded by the coding sequence ATGAGCGCACGCGTACTCGTGGTCGACGACGACCAGGCACTGGCCGAGATGATCGGCATCGTGCTGCGGACGGAGGGCTTCGAGCCGTTCTTCTGCGCCGACGGCACGTCGGCCCTCGACGAGTTCCGCCAGGTCAGGCCCGACCTCGTGCTGCTCGACCTGATGCTGCCCGGCGTCGACGGCATCGAGGTCTGCTCGCGCATCCGCGCCGAGTCCGGGACCCCGATCATCATGCTCACCGCGAAGTCCGACACGGCCGATGTCGTGAAGGGACTCGAGTCGGGCGCCGACGACTACATGGTCAAGCCGTTCAACCCGAAGGAGCTGATCGCGCGCATCCGCACCCGGCTCCGCCCCGTCGGCGACGGCGAGGCCGACCTGCTGCGCGTCGGCGACCTGACCGTCGACGCCGCCGCGCACGAGGTGCGCCGCGGCGACGAGCTCATCGCGCTCACCCCGCTCGAGTTCGACCTGCTGCTCACGCTCGCGTCGAAGCCGCAGCAGGTCTTCACCCGCGAGATGCTGCTCGAGCAGGTGTGGGGCTACCACTACAAGGCCGACACCCGGCTCGTGAACGTGCACGTGCAGCGCCTGCGCGCGAAGGTCGAGTTCGACCCCGACAACCCCAGCATCGTGATGACGGTGCGCGGGGTCGGGTACCGGGCCGGGGCCACCGTCTAG
- a CDS encoding glycerophosphoryl diester phosphodiesterase membrane domain-containing protein, with product MTDQTWHPPTGPGGPSGTGAPAGYGPGPGPQDPGAGPQAPSGGQPGPDAGWTPPPRPGLVPLRPLGFATLLGAPFQTIRRNPGPTFGSGLLVQAVVSLGSAALLLPFMFGLVDRLERASAGDVDAIASGAVAGLLLLMLVPLAVSVVGSAFLQGIMVVDVATGALGGKAGFATVWRRTARRIWPLIGWVLLLAAAATVVVVLLVGIVLGFALIEPVLVFAGVAVAVLVGLGAAVVAAWLYTKLSLTPSAIVLEGRGLGSAMARSWRLTDGHFWRVFGVEVLVAVIVNVAAQVIVQPVSFVGGIASVLVDPTGTGAGVWVIVVTYVVAIGLSIVVGAVAAVAQSAVVALLYLDLRMRREGLDLELQRVVELRQAGQPVDDPFAA from the coding sequence GTGACCGATCAGACGTGGCATCCGCCGACCGGCCCCGGAGGCCCGTCGGGCACCGGCGCACCGGCCGGCTACGGCCCCGGCCCCGGCCCGCAGGATCCCGGCGCGGGCCCGCAGGCGCCCTCCGGCGGGCAGCCCGGCCCCGACGCGGGCTGGACTCCGCCGCCGCGCCCGGGCCTCGTGCCGCTGCGCCCGCTCGGATTCGCCACGCTGCTCGGCGCCCCGTTCCAGACCATCCGGCGCAACCCCGGCCCCACCTTCGGCAGCGGCCTGCTCGTGCAGGCCGTCGTCAGCCTCGGGTCGGCCGCGCTGCTGCTGCCGTTCATGTTCGGCCTCGTCGACCGCCTCGAGCGGGCGTCGGCCGGCGACGTCGACGCGATCGCGAGCGGCGCCGTCGCGGGGCTGCTGCTGCTCATGCTCGTGCCGCTCGCGGTCTCGGTGGTCGGATCGGCCTTCCTGCAGGGGATCATGGTCGTCGACGTCGCGACCGGCGCCCTCGGCGGGAAGGCGGGATTCGCGACCGTGTGGCGGCGCACGGCGCGCCGCATCTGGCCGCTGATCGGGTGGGTGCTGCTGCTGGCGGCCGCCGCGACCGTGGTCGTGGTGCTGCTGGTGGGGATCGTGCTCGGGTTCGCCCTGATCGAGCCCGTGCTCGTGTTCGCGGGCGTCGCCGTCGCCGTGCTCGTCGGGCTGGGCGCCGCGGTCGTCGCGGCGTGGCTGTACACCAAGCTCTCGCTCACCCCGAGCGCGATCGTGCTCGAGGGCCGCGGCCTCGGCAGCGCGATGGCCCGCTCCTGGCGGCTCACCGACGGCCACTTCTGGCGGGTCTTCGGCGTCGAGGTGCTCGTCGCCGTGATCGTGAACGTGGCCGCCCAGGTCATCGTGCAACCGGTCAGCTTCGTCGGCGGCATCGCGTCGGTGCTGGTCGACCCGACCGGCACGGGCGCCGGCGTCTGGGTGATCGTGGTCACCTACGTGGTCGCCATCGGGCTCTCGATCGTGGTCGGCGCCGTCGCGGCCGTCGCGCAGTCCGCCGTGGTGGCGCTGCTCTACCTCGACCTGCGGATGCGCCGCGAAGGACTGGACCTCGAGCTCCAGCGCGTGGTCGAGCTGCGCCAGGCCGGACAGCCCGTCGACGACCCGTTCGCCGCCTGA
- a CDS encoding DUF4129 domain-containing protein produces MRLDVPLDPDADEARRLLEEELRSPEYAAASPTAFDRAADAVRQWLADLFTGGAGLPAPTLLLIGAVVAAGIVVALLLVYGVPRLRRRTSSSGAALLGDDDLRSAARLRRAAAAAAAAGDWDTAVVEAYRGLARGLDERTVLTLLPGTTAHGVADGAAPAFPSLSRRLADAADDFERVRYGGGHSDGAAYARVRDLDAELARTTPAGLAEPAGAAT; encoded by the coding sequence ATGCGCCTCGACGTGCCGCTGGACCCCGACGCCGACGAGGCGCGGCGACTGCTCGAGGAGGAGCTGCGCTCGCCCGAGTACGCCGCGGCGAGCCCGACCGCGTTCGACCGCGCCGCCGACGCGGTGCGCCAGTGGCTCGCGGACCTGTTCACCGGCGGCGCAGGCCTTCCCGCGCCGACCCTGCTGCTCATCGGCGCGGTCGTGGCCGCGGGGATCGTCGTGGCGCTGCTGCTCGTGTACGGCGTGCCGCGGCTGCGACGCCGCACGAGCTCGTCGGGCGCGGCGCTCCTCGGCGACGACGACCTGCGGAGCGCCGCGAGGCTGCGCCGGGCGGCCGCCGCCGCGGCGGCCGCGGGCGACTGGGACACCGCGGTGGTCGAGGCGTACCGCGGGCTGGCCAGGGGCCTCGACGAGCGCACGGTGCTGACGCTGCTGCCCGGCACGACCGCGCACGGCGTCGCCGACGGCGCGGCACCCGCGTTCCCGTCGCTCTCGCGACGGCTCGCCGACGCGGCCGACGACTTCGAGCGAGTGCGGTACGGCGGCGGCCACTCCGACGGCGCCGCCTACGCGCGCGTGCGCGACCTCGACGCCGAGCTCGCCCGCACGACGCCCGCCGGCCTCGCCGAACCCGCCGGAGCCGCGACGTGA
- a CDS encoding DUF4350 domain-containing protein — MSAPAPASDVAPAETPTVRRALADRRGWIVVGALVLVAAIGVAVLQGAGAGTGRPLAVDGAAPAGGAAVASVLAEQGVQVTPADSLAAALPRAAGATVLLVDDLGLLEPARVAELADAADRLVVVAPTFAALEALAPGVRFGGVSAGPTDAPGCDLRAAVRAGALGGTGAVLTLDDEATDAGWRGCFPDETGAVRVAVGPGGDDPDVVLVAGTEVLANDTVTDAGNAALALGLLGAGDRLVWYQPGPGDVDGARPGIAELTPPWVSPVLLLLVATTVAAGVWRGRRFGPLVVERLPVVVRARETTEGRGRLYARSAARGRALDAMRIGALGRTAARVGLAGHAPAGDIADAAAALLGIDPARVRALLIGEPPADDAEFTRLARELDDLEERVAAAVRAPGASDDPTARPRNR, encoded by the coding sequence GTGAGCGCGCCCGCCCCCGCCTCCGACGTCGCACCCGCCGAGACGCCGACGGTGCGCCGCGCGCTCGCCGACCGGCGCGGCTGGATCGTCGTCGGCGCACTCGTGCTGGTCGCCGCGATCGGCGTCGCGGTGCTGCAGGGCGCGGGCGCCGGCACCGGCCGGCCGCTCGCGGTCGACGGCGCCGCGCCCGCGGGCGGTGCCGCGGTCGCCTCGGTGCTCGCGGAGCAGGGCGTGCAGGTCACGCCGGCGGACTCCCTCGCCGCGGCGCTGCCCCGCGCCGCGGGCGCCACCGTGCTGCTGGTCGACGACCTCGGACTGCTCGAGCCGGCGCGGGTCGCCGAGCTCGCAGACGCCGCGGACCGACTCGTGGTCGTCGCCCCCACGTTCGCCGCGCTCGAGGCGCTGGCGCCCGGCGTGCGCTTCGGCGGGGTCTCGGCCGGCCCGACGGATGCACCGGGCTGCGACCTGCGCGCCGCGGTGCGCGCGGGCGCGCTCGGCGGCACCGGCGCCGTGCTCACGCTCGACGACGAGGCGACGGATGCCGGCTGGCGCGGGTGCTTCCCGGACGAGACCGGCGCGGTGCGCGTCGCGGTCGGCCCCGGCGGCGACGACCCCGACGTGGTGCTCGTCGCGGGAACCGAGGTCCTCGCCAACGACACGGTCACCGACGCGGGCAACGCCGCGCTCGCGCTGGGCCTGCTCGGCGCAGGCGACCGGCTCGTCTGGTACCAGCCCGGTCCGGGCGACGTGGACGGCGCGCGGCCGGGCATCGCCGAGCTGACCCCGCCGTGGGTCTCGCCGGTGCTGCTGCTGCTCGTCGCGACCACCGTCGCCGCCGGTGTCTGGCGCGGCCGCCGGTTCGGTCCGCTCGTCGTCGAGCGGCTCCCCGTGGTCGTGCGCGCCCGCGAGACGACCGAGGGCCGCGGACGGCTGTACGCCCGCAGCGCCGCGCGCGGCCGCGCGCTCGACGCGATGCGCATCGGCGCGCTCGGCCGCACCGCGGCACGCGTGGGCCTCGCCGGGCACGCGCCCGCGGGCGACATCGCCGACGCGGCGGCCGCGCTGCTCGGCATCGATCCCGCGCGCGTCCGCGCCCTGCTCATCGGGGAGCCGCCCGCCGACGACGCGGAGTTCACGCGGCTCGCACGCGAGCTCGACGACCTCGAGGAGCGCGTCGCCGCCGCGGTCCGCGCACCCGGTGCATCCGACGACCCGACCGCCCGACCCAGGAACAGGTGA
- a CDS encoding AAA family ATPase, which produces MTDPATPTGPTAPAAPTASDAELRERLGRVRTEVGRAVVGQDGAVTGLIIALLAHGHVLLEGVPGVAKTLLVRALSRALDLDTRRIQFTPDLMPGDVTGSVVYDPRDAAFEFREGPVFTNILLADEINRTPPKTQSALLEAMEERQVSTDGVTRPLPDPFLVAATQNPVEYEGTYALPEAQLDRFLLKLVLDLPPRETEVEVLRRHADGFDPRDLEAAGVRAVLDADGLAAARGAAAAVTVTDEVLGYVVDLAQATRRSPSVALGASPRGATALLAASKAWAWLRGDAAVTPDHVQAMLPPTWRHRVVLRPEAELEGVDVDAILGSVVQQVRVPL; this is translated from the coding sequence ATGACCGACCCCGCCACCCCGACCGGCCCCACCGCCCCGGCCGCGCCGACCGCATCGGACGCCGAGCTCCGCGAGCGCCTCGGCCGCGTGCGCACCGAGGTCGGCCGTGCCGTCGTCGGCCAGGACGGCGCCGTCACGGGGCTCATCATCGCGCTGCTCGCACACGGCCACGTGCTGCTCGAGGGCGTGCCCGGCGTCGCGAAGACCCTGCTCGTGCGCGCGCTCAGCCGCGCGCTCGACCTCGACACCCGACGCATCCAGTTCACGCCCGACCTGATGCCGGGCGACGTGACCGGGTCGGTCGTGTACGACCCGCGCGACGCGGCGTTCGAGTTCCGCGAGGGCCCGGTGTTCACGAACATCCTGCTCGCCGACGAGATCAACCGCACGCCCCCGAAGACGCAGTCGGCGCTGCTCGAGGCCATGGAGGAGCGCCAGGTGTCGACCGACGGCGTGACCCGGCCGCTGCCCGACCCGTTCCTCGTCGCCGCGACGCAGAACCCGGTGGAGTACGAGGGCACGTACGCGCTGCCGGAGGCGCAGCTCGACCGGTTCCTGCTGAAGCTCGTGCTCGACCTGCCCCCGCGCGAGACCGAGGTCGAGGTGCTCCGACGGCACGCCGACGGGTTCGACCCGCGCGACCTCGAGGCCGCAGGCGTGCGGGCGGTGCTCGACGCCGACGGCCTCGCGGCCGCGCGCGGGGCCGCCGCCGCCGTGACGGTGACCGACGAGGTGCTCGGCTACGTCGTCGACCTCGCCCAGGCCACGCGCCGCAGCCCGTCGGTCGCGCTCGGCGCGAGCCCGCGCGGGGCGACTGCGCTGCTGGCGGCGTCGAAGGCCTGGGCGTGGCTGCGCGGCGACGCGGCGGTCACGCCCGACCACGTGCAGGCCATGCTGCCGCCGACCTGGCGCCACCGCGTGGTGCTGCGCCCGGAGGCCGAGCTCGAGGGCGTCGACGTCGACGCGATCCTCGGCTCGGTCGTGCAGCAGGTGCGGGTGCCGCTCTGA
- a CDS encoding DUF58 domain-containing protein yields the protein MAWSGRFALLVATGVVPLVLLGGTPAAAWAVLAGWLGLAVTAGLVDLALAGSPRQVALERETPARVRLGEHATGRLLVTNRGARRIRGVVRDGWEPSAGLAGANRARVVLPPGERRAVPLAFVPTRRGERRARSVTLRSWGPLGLWARQATLSAEGRIRVLPPFRSRRHLASRVARLRELEGNTPVMVRGAGTEFDSLREYVRGDDVRSIDWRATARRDAAMTGGGQRLMVRTWRPERDRRVVLVVDTGRTAAARVGDEPRLDTSIEASLLLAALASRAGDRVDLVAWDRRVRARVQSVTGPTLLSRMVDALAPVEAGLIDTDWSAVPALVRQVTSQRALVVLCTGIDTPAAARGMLGVLPTLTASHTVLVASVTDPSLDADRRDRTDREAAYLAGAAERALRDADRVAAAIRRLGADVVQAAPAELPPALADRYLALKAAGRL from the coding sequence ATGGCCTGGTCCGGACGCTTCGCGCTGCTCGTCGCCACCGGCGTCGTGCCGCTCGTGCTGCTCGGCGGCACCCCGGCGGCGGCGTGGGCGGTGCTCGCCGGCTGGCTCGGGCTCGCGGTGACCGCGGGGCTCGTCGACCTCGCCCTCGCGGGCAGCCCCCGGCAGGTGGCGCTCGAACGCGAGACGCCGGCGCGCGTGCGGCTCGGCGAGCACGCGACCGGGCGGCTGCTCGTGACCAACCGCGGCGCGCGGCGCATCCGCGGCGTCGTGCGCGACGGCTGGGAGCCGTCGGCCGGGCTGGCCGGCGCGAATCGGGCGCGGGTGGTCCTGCCGCCGGGCGAGCGCCGCGCCGTGCCGCTCGCGTTCGTGCCGACCCGCCGCGGCGAGCGCAGGGCCCGGTCGGTCACGCTGCGCTCGTGGGGACCGCTCGGGCTGTGGGCCAGGCAGGCGACGCTCAGCGCCGAGGGCCGGATCCGCGTGCTGCCCCCGTTCCGCTCCCGGCGGCACCTCGCCTCGCGGGTCGCCCGGCTGCGCGAGCTCGAGGGGAACACGCCGGTCATGGTGCGCGGCGCCGGCACCGAGTTCGACTCGCTGCGCGAGTACGTGCGCGGCGACGACGTGCGCTCCATCGACTGGCGGGCGACCGCCCGGCGCGACGCGGCCATGACCGGCGGCGGGCAGCGCCTGATGGTGCGCACCTGGCGGCCCGAGCGCGACCGCCGCGTGGTGCTCGTCGTCGACACCGGCCGCACCGCGGCCGCGCGCGTGGGCGACGAGCCCCGGCTCGACACGTCGATCGAGGCGAGCCTGCTCCTCGCGGCCCTCGCGAGCCGCGCCGGCGACCGGGTCGACCTCGTCGCCTGGGACCGGCGGGTGCGCGCCCGGGTGCAGTCGGTCACCGGGCCGACGCTGCTGTCGCGCATGGTCGACGCGCTCGCGCCCGTCGAGGCCGGGCTGATCGACACCGACTGGAGCGCCGTGCCGGCGCTCGTGCGGCAGGTGACGAGCCAGCGCGCGCTCGTCGTGCTCTGCACCGGAATCGACACCCCCGCCGCGGCACGGGGCATGCTCGGCGTGCTGCCGACGCTGACCGCGTCGCACACCGTGCTCGTGGCATCCGTCACCGACCCCTCGCTCGACGCCGACCGGCGCGACCGGACCGACCGGGAGGCCGCGTACCTCGCCGGCGCCGCCGAGCGCGCGCTCCGTGACGCCGACCGGGTGGCCGCGGCGATCCGGCGCCTCGGCGCCGACGTCGTGCAGGCCGCGCCCGCCGAACTGCCGCCCGCCCTCGCCGACCGCTACCTCGCACTGAAGGCCGCGGGCCGGCTCTGA